The Catharus ustulatus isolate bCatUst1 chromosome 15, bCatUst1.pri.v2, whole genome shotgun sequence genome has a window encoding:
- the LOC117003507 gene encoding protocadherin gamma-A10-like: MCAAGRRWGRRQRALLWAILLAAWEAAWGQLRYSVPEEMPKGSFVGDVAKDLGLQLPEKRDNAARVVSKGRTQYFSLHEKTGHLVTAQRIDREQLCERVQQCVLRCELIVEGEMKFYEIEVEITDINDNAPTFREVQKELRVSEMTAPGARFPLREAQDTDSGRNSLQRYELSGDEHFSLAVQAGPGGDQRPELVLAKALDREEAAFHELVLRASDGGDPARTGTARIRVTVVDANDNAPVFSQAEYTVRVPEDVPVGSTLVTVTATDADEGVNGEVKYSFHKISDRASELFNLNTESGKITVKYGLDFEEISSHELEMQAHDGGELFDTAKVTVIVTDVNDNAPEISVRSALTEISEDSVPGTVVALLYVQDLDSGANGEVRCSLEGDVPFRLQSSHGSYYSVVTARELDREQVSEYNVTVRAADGGSPALQSSAVLRLRVLDVNDNAPVFAEERYSARVAENNAAGALVLTVRATDADWGQNARVRYRLGEGRVRGAPLSSYVSVQAETGALYALRSLDYEQVRELRLWVLAEDGGAPALSSNVSVLVQIVDENDNAPQVLYPAPAAALGSGSGGAWSGVELAPRWSEPGALVAKVVAVDADAGQNAWLSYELAKATEPGLFRVGLHSGEVRTARSPLARDAARQSLVVVVKDHGRPALSATATLSVVLAESVAELLAELGSAADEAAAPGEPGGSLTRWLVLAVAAVSCLFLAFLLLLLALRLRRWHRQQLLPPASGALRGVPVSHFAGIDGVRAFLQSYSHDVSLTADSRKSQLRFSASASCCDTLPARPLPDEPAPLLGDEDPAGAIPVDHTTPSVKKERLS, translated from the coding sequence ATGTGCGCGGCAGGGAGGCGCTGGGGCCGGCGGCAgcgagctctgctctgggccaTCCTGCTGGCGGCGTGGGAGGCGGCGTGGGGGCAGCTGCGCTACTCGGTGCCCGAGGAGATGCCCAAGGGCTCGTTCGTGGGCGACGTGGCCAAagacctggggctgcagctgccagagaaGCGCGATAATGCCGCCCGCGTTGTTTCCAAGGGTAGGACACAGTATTTCTCTCTGCACGAGAAGACGGGACATTTAGTGACGGCGCAGAGGATCGACAGAGAGCAACTGTGCGAGCGTGTGCAGCAATGCGTGCTGCGCTGTGAGCTGATAGTGGAGGGAGAAATGAAGTTTTATGAAATCGAAGTGGAAATCACGGACATTAACGACAACGCCCCCACTTTCAGAGAGGTGCAAAAAGAATTGAGAGTGAGCGAGATGACTGCTCCAGGGGCGCGATTTCCCCTCCGAGAAGCACAAGATACAGATTCTGGCCGGAATTCGCTGCAGAGATACGAGCTGAGTGGTGACGAGCACTTCTCGCTGGCCGTGCAGGCGGGCCCCGGTGGCGATCAGCGTCCCGAGCTGGTGCTGGCCAAGGCGCTGGACCGGGAGGAGGCGGCGTTTCACGAGCTGGTGCTGAGGGCGAGTGACGGCGGCGATCCGGCACGGACGGGCACGGCTCGGATCCGCGTGACGGTGGTGGATGCGAACGACAACGCGCCCGTGTTCAGCCAGGCGGAGTACACGGTGCGTGTGCCCGAGGACGTGCCCGTGGGCTCCACCCTCGTCACCGTCACGGCCACTGACGCCGATGAGGGAGTGAACGGGGAGGTGAAATACAGCTTCCATAAAATTTCGGACCGGGCTTCGGAACTTTTCAATCTGAACACAGAGTCAGGGAAAATAACCGTTAAATATGGTTTGGACTTCGAGGAAATCTCATCCCATGAACTTGAAATGCAGGCACATGACGGAGGAGAGCTCTTTGACACGGCAAAAGTTACTGTCATAGTGACAGACGTCAATGACAATGCGCCCGAGATTTCGGTACGATCAGCACTTACTGAAATTTCCGAAGACTCTGTGCCGGGGACTGTAGTGGCCCTATTGTATGTTCAGGATCTGGACTCGGGGGCGAACGGCGAGGTGCGCTGCTCGCTCGAAGGGGACGTCCCTTTCCGGCTGCAGAGCTCCCACGGCAGCTACTACAGCGTGGTAACAGCGCGAGAGCTGGACCGAGAACAGGTGTCGGAGTACAACGTGACTGTGCGGGCGGCCGACGGCGGGTCGCCGGCACTGCAGAGCAGCGCGGTGCTTCGGCTGCGGGTGCTGGacgtgaacgacaacgcgccggtGTTCGCGGAGGAGCGCTACAGCGCGCGTGTGGCGGAGAACAACGCGGCGGGCGCGCTGGTGCTGACGGTGCGCGCGACGGACGCGGACTGGGGGCAGAACGCGCGCGTGCGGTACCGGCTGGGCGAGGGGCGGGTGCGGGGCGCGCCGCTGTCGTCGTACGTGTCGGTGCAGGCGGAGACGGGCGCGCTGTACGCGCTGCGCTCCTTGGACTACGAGCAGGTGCGCGAGCTGCggctgtgggtgctggcggAGGACGGCGGCGCGCCGGCGCTGAGCAGCAACGTGTCGGTGCTGGTGCAGATCGTGGACgagaacgacaacgcgccgCAGGTGCTGTACCCGGCGCCGGCGGCTGCGCTGGGCTCGGGCTCGGGCGGGGCGTGGTCGGGCGTGGAGCTGGCGCCGCGCTGGTCGGAGCCGGGCGCGCTGGTGGCCAAGGTGGTGGCGGTGGACGCGGACGCGGGCCAGAACGCGTGGCTGTCGTACGAGCTGGCCAAGGCGACGGAGCCGGGGCTGTTCCGCGTGGGGCTGCACAGCGGCGAGGTGCGCACGGCGCGCTCGCCGCTGGCCCGCGACGCGGCGCGGCAgagcctggtggtggtggtgaaggACCACGGGCGGCCGGCGCTGTCGGCCACGGCCACGCTGAGCGTCGTGCTGGCCGAGAGCGTGGCCGAGCTGCTGGCCGAGCTGGGCAGCGCGGCCGAcgaggcggcggcgccgggcgaGCCGGGTGGGAGCCTGACGCGCTGGCTCGTGCTGGCCGTGGCCGCCGTGTCCTGCCTCTTCCTcgccttcctgctgctgctgctggcgctgcGCCTGCGCCGCTGGCAccgccagcagctgctgccgccCGCCAGCGGCGCCTTGCGCGGCGTGCCCGTGTCGCACTTCGCGGGCATCGACGGCGTGCGCGCCTTCCTGCAGTCCTACTCGCACGACGTGTCGCTCACGGCCGACTCGCGCAAGAGCCAGCTGCGCTTCTCGGCCAGCGCCAGCTGCTGCGACACCCTCCCGGCCCGGCCACTGCCCGACGAGCCCGCGCCGCTGCTCGGCGACGAGGACCCTGCCGGCGCCATCCCCGTGGATCACACCACTCCCTCG
- the LOC117003508 gene encoding protocadherin gamma-B5-like: protein MAVRRRQRLGPGGGRALLGAVLLCVWWRAAAERVRYTIAEELGRGSLVGPLARDLGLSADELPARKLQVASAGKKQLNYFTVNEENGNLYVNERLDREEMCGASATCSISFEALVHNPLNIFRVEVAIEDVNDNSPVFSNAALELDIGEWTHPGARFPLEMAQDADVGKNSLLIYRLTSNPSFSLITKESPDGSNQPELVLESALDREKQSFFELVLTAMDGGDPVRSGAIKIRVTVTDANDNPPVFGQDQYRARLREDAATGSRVLNVSASDADTGNNARITYSFGKMSAKVLQKFMMDAESGMITLKEALDFEDTRGYTLFVEARDGGGLVAQCKVVVEVMDVNDNAPEITILTLSSPVSEDAPAGTVVALLNVNDPDSGENGQVSCELSDEAPLSIVASPGGSYKVVTANGLDREQASEHRVTVVARDRGRPALSSSTELVLEVSDVNDNAPVFEEAAYSAYVAENNAAGALLLRVQARDADAGANGRVSYWLAGGSAGAAGAAPLVSVEARSGALYAQRSLDYEQCREFSVAVRAQDGGAPARSSTATVRVFVLDRNDNAPRVLWPAAVAAPAEAAAVAPFEVVPRSAEAGYLVAKVVAVDADAGRNAWLSYELVQASEPALFRVGLHSGEVRTARAVSERDAAKQRLVAVVKDHGQPALSATATLHVVLAESLQEALPELSERAAGAEAAAAAAELQFYLVLALALLSALFVLSVALAVLARLRRAGPPAVLRCLGAQRFSVAGAAFPADFCEGTLPYSYNLCVAAPARAVPEAAWPPPPVPVLSAEELLGGDSCEKPNPSSSAVTGEVPADPDAPQVCKAESSFYSSSTLPLDFMGKCESERLVHASKKELKNELFSFSEYCQLAIALGSEVVIVLDSCNRF from the coding sequence ATGGCGGTGAGGCGGCGGCAGAGGCTGGGGCCGGGCGGCGGGCGAGCGCTGCTGGGCGCGGTGCTGCTGTGCGTGTGGTGGCGGGCGGCGGCCGAGCGGGTCCGCTACACCATCGCcgaggagctgggcagaggctcGCTCGTGGGGCCACTGGCGCGGGACCTGGGGCTGAGCGCGGACGAGCTGCCGGCGCGCAAGCTGCAGGTGGCGTCTGCCGGCAAGAAGCAGCTGAACTACTTCACTGTGAATGAGGAGAACGGGAACCTGTATGTGAACGAGAGGCTAGACCGGGAGGAGATGTGCGGCGCTTCGGCGACCTGCTCGATCAGCTTCGAGGCTTTGGTGCACAACCCGCTGAACATTTTCCGCGTCGAGGTGGCCATCGAGGACGTGAATGACAACTCCCCAGTCTTCAGCAACGCTGCTCTCGAACTTGATATAGGGGAATGGACTCACCCCGGGGCTCGGTTTCCGTTGGAGATGGCCCAAGACGCTGATGTGGGAAAGAATTCGCTGCTAATTTATCGACTCACCAGCAACCCATCTTTCTCTCTGATCACAAAGGAGAGCCCTGACGGAAGTAATCAGCCGGAATTAGTGCTGGAGAGTGCGTTGGACAGGGAGAAGCAGAGCTTTTTTGAGCTGGTTCTAACAGCGATGGATGGCGGGGATCCAGTTAGATCCGGAGCCATCAAGATTCGGGTCACTGTGACAGACGCCAATGACAACCCACCAGTGTTCGGGCAGGACCAGTACCGTGCGAGATTGCGCGAGGACGCTGCCACGGGATCGAGAGTGTTAAACGTCTCCGCCTCCGACGCCGACACTGGCAACAATGCTCGTATCACTTACAGCTTCGGGAAAATGTCTGCCAAGGTACTTCAGAAGTTCATGATGGACGCGGAGAGTGGAATGATTACGCTGAAAGAGGCTTTGGACTTCGAGGACACGAGAGGCTACACATTATTTGTGGAGGCGAGGGATGGTGGCGGTCTTGTGGCGCAGTGCAAGGTGGTGGTGGAGGTAATGGACGTGAATGACAACGCGCCCGAGATCACAATTCTGACACTGTCGAGTCCCGTGTCCGAGGACGCCCCGGCTGGCACTGTGGTAGCTCTGCTAAATGTGAACGATCCAGACTCGGGTGAGAACGGTCAGGTGTCGTGCGAGCTGTCGGACGAGGCGCCGCTGTCGATCGTGGCGTCGCCGGGCGGCTCGTACAAAGTGGTGACGGCGAACGGGCTGGACCGCGAGCAGGCGTCCGAGCACCGCGTGACGGTGGTGGCCCGGGACCGGGGCAGGCCGGCACTGTCGAGCAGCAcggagctggtgctggaggtgtcggacgtgaacgacaacgcgccggtGTTCGAGGAGGCGGCGTACAGCGCGTACGTGGCAGAGAACAACGCGGCGGGCGCGCTGTTGCTGCGCGTGCAGGCGCGGGACGCGGACGCGGGCGCCAACGGGCGCGTGAGCTACTGGCTGGCGGGCGGCAgcgcgggcgcggcgggcgcggcgccgcTGGTGTCGGTGGAGGCGCGGAGCGGCGCGCTGTACGCGCAGCGCTCCTTGGACTACGAGCAGTGCCGCGAGTTCTCGGTGGCGGTGCGGGCGCAGGACGGCGGCGCGCCGGCGCGCAGCTCCACGGCCACGGTGCGCGTCTTCGTGCTGGACCGCAACGACAACGCGCCGCGGGTGCTGTggccggcggcggtggcagcgcCGGCAGAGGCTGCGGCAGTGGCGCCGTTCGAGGTGGTGCCGCGCTCGGCCGAGGCCGGCTACCTGGTGGCCAAGGTGGTGGCGGTGGACGCGGACGCGGGGCGCAACGCGTGGCTGTCGTACGAGCTGGTGCAGGCGTCGGAGCCGGCGCTGTTCCGCGTGGGGCTGCACAGCGGCGAGGTGCGCACGGCGCGCGCCGTGTCCGAGCGGGACGCGGCCAAGCAGCGGCTGGTGGCCGTGGTGAAGGACCACGGGCAGCCGGCGCTGTCGGCCACGGCCACGCTGCACGTGGTGCTGGCCGAGAGCTTGCAAGAGGCGCTGCCGGAGCTGAGCGAGCGGGCGGCGGGCGCcgaggcagcggcggcggcggccgagctgCAGTTCTACCTGGTGCTGGCGCTGGCGCTGCTGTCGGCGCTGTTCGTGCTGAGTGTGGCGCTGGCCGTGCTGGCGCGGctgcgccgggccgggccgcccgcCGTGCTGCGCTGCCTGGGTGCGCAGCGCTTCTCGGTGGCCGGCGCCGCCTTCCCGGCCGACTTTTGCGAGGGCACCTTGCCCTACTCCTACAACCTGTGCGTGGCGGCGCCGGCCCGCGCCGTGCCCGAGGCCGCTTGGCCGCCACCGCCAGTGCCCGTGCTGTCGGCGGAGGAGCTTCTGGGAGGCGATTCCTGCGAGAAGCCGAACCCGAGTAGCAGTGCCGTGACGGGAGAGGTACCCGCCGACCCCGACGCTCCGCAGGTTTGTAAAGCCGAAAGTTCTTTTTACTCTTCTTCAACATTGCCCCTGGATTTCATGGGGAAGTGTGAGTCGGAAAGGCTGGTCCATGCCTCCAAGAAGGAATTAAAGAAcgagctgttttctttttctgagtaCTGTCAATTAGCTATAGCACTTGGTTCTGAAGTGGTCATAGTTTTAGATTCATGTAATAGGTTTTAG
- the LOC117003509 gene encoding protocadherin gamma-A10-like — MCAAGRRWGRRQRALLWAVLLAAWEAAWGQLRYSVPEEMPKGSFVGDVAKDLGLQLPTLRDRGIRIVSEGSTQYFALHGKTGHLVTAERIDREQLCRLVEKCVLRCELIVEGQMQVYRIEVQITDINDNTPSFRQAEKELRLSEMTAPGARFPLAQAHDPDTGRNSLQRYELSGDEHFSLAVQAGPGGDQRPELVLAKALDREEAAFHELVLRASDGGDPARTGTARIRVTVVDANDNAPVFSQAEYMVRVPEDVPAGSTLVAVTATDDDEGVNGQVKYSFHKISDRDSELFYLDSETGEITVKDDLDFEEISSHELEVQAHDGGELSDTANVVIAVIDINDNVPKISVRSAVNEISEDAPPETVVALLHMQDQDSGANGKVHCSLEGDVPFRLEKSFEDYYRVVTARELDREQVSEYNVTVRAADGGSPALQSSAVLYLRVLDVNDNAPVFMEERYSARVAENNAAGALVLTVRATDADWGQNARVRYRLGEGRVRGAPLSSYVSVQAETGALYALRSLDYEQVRELRLWVCAEDGGAPALSSNVSVLVQIVDENDNAPQVLYPAPAAALGSGSGGAWSGVELAPRWSEPGALVAKVVAVDADAGQNAWLSYELAKATEPGLFRVGLHSGEVRTARSPLARDAARQSLVVVVKDHGRPALSATATLSVVLAESVAELLAELGSAADEAAAPGEPGGSLTRWLVLAVAAVSCLFLAFLLLLLALRLRRWHRQQLLPPASGALRGVPVSHFAGIDGVRAFLQSYSHDVSLTADSRKSQLRFSASASCCDTLPARPLPDEPAPLLGDEDPAGAIPVDPVTPSAFILLHDT; from the exons ATGTGCGCGGCGGGGAGGCGCTGGGGCCGGCGGCAgcgagctctgctctgggccgTCCTGCTGGCGGCGTGGGAGGCGGCGTGGGGGCAGCTGCGCTACTCGGTGCCCGAGGAGATGCCCAAGGGCTCGTTCGTGGGCGACGTGGCCAaggacctggggctgcagctgccgaCGCTCCGAGACCGAGGAATCCGCATTGTTTCTGAAGGTAGTACTCAGTATTTCGCTCTGCATGGGAAGACGGGACATTTAGTGACGGCGGAGAGGATCGACAGAGAGCAGCTTTGCCGGCTGGTGGAGAAATGCGTGCTGCGCTGTGAGCTAATAGTGGAGGGACAGATGCAGGTTTATCGAATCGAAGTACAGATTACGGACATTAACGACAACACGCCCAGTTTTCGACAGGCAGAAAAAGAATTGAGACTGAGTGAGATGACAGCACCGGGAGCGAGGTTTCCCCTGGCCCAGGCTCACGACCCGGATACGGGCCGAAATTCGCTGCAGAGATACGAGCTGAGCGGTGACGAGCACTTCTCGCTGGCCGTGCAGGCGGGCCCCGGCGGCGATCAGCGTCCCGAGCTGGTGCTGGCCAAGGCGCTGGACCGGGAGGAGGCGGCGTTTCACGAGCTGGTGCTGAGGGCGAGTGACGGCGGCGATCCGGCACGGACAGGCACGGCTCGGATCCGAGTGACGGTGGTGGATGCGAACGACAACGCGCCTGTGTTCAGCCAGGCGGAGTACATGGTGCGTGTGCCCGAGGACGTGCCCGCAGGCTCCACCCTCGTCGCGGTAACGGCGACGGACGACGACGAGGGAGTGAACGGGCAGGTGAAATACAGCTTCCATAAAATTTCGGACCGAGACTCAGAACTTTTTTATCTGGATTCTGAGACAGGGGAAATAACTGTAAAGGACGACTTGGATTTCGAGGAAATCTCTTCCCACGAATTGGAGGTTCAGGCACACGACGGAGGAGAGCTCTCTGACACGGCAAATGTGGTGATCGCCGTGATAGACATCAACGACAATGTGCCCAAGATATCGGTGAGGTCGGCTGTAAACGAGATCTCAGAGGACGCCCCTCCAGAAACTGTTGTAGCCCTGTTGCACATGCAGGACCAGGACTCGGGGGCCAACGGCAAGGTGCACTGCTCTCTCGAAGGGGACGTTCCGTTCCGGTTGGAGAAATCTTTTGAGGACTACTACCGTGTCGTGACAGCCAGAGAGCTGGACCGAGAACAGGTGTCGGAGTACAACGTGACGGTGCGGGCGGCCGACGGCGGGTCGCCGGCACTGCAGAGCAGCGCGGTGCTTTATCTGCGGGTGCTGGacgtgaacgacaacgcgccggtGTTCATGGAGGAGCGCTACAGCGCGCGTGTGGCGGAGAACAACGCGGCGGGCGCGCTGGTGCTGACGGTGCGCGCGACGGACGCGGACTGGGGGCAGAACGCGCGCGTGCGGTACCGGCTGGGCGAGGGGCGGGTGCGGGGCGCGCCGCTGTCGTCGTACGTGTCGGTGCAGGCGGAGACGGGCGCGCTGTACGCGCTGCGCTCCTTGGACTACGAGCAGGTGCGCGAGCTGCGGCTGTGGGTGTGTGCGGAGGACGGCGGCGCGCCGGCGCTGAGCAGCAACGTGTCGGTGCTGGTGCAGATCGTGGACgagaacgacaacgcgccgCAGGTGCTGTACCCGGCGCCGGCGGCTGCGCTGGGCTCGGGCTCGGGCGGGGCGTGGTCGGGCGTGGAGCTGGCGCCGCGCTGGTCGGAGCCGGGCGCGCTGGTGGCCAAGGTGGTGGCGGTGGACGCGGACGCGGGCCAGAACGCGTGGCTGTCGTACGAGCTGGCCAAGGCGACGGAGCCGGGGCTGTTCCGCGTGGGGCTGCACAGCGGCGAGGTGCGCACGGCGCGCTCGCCGCTGGCCCGCGACGCGGCGCGGCAgagcctggtggtggtggtgaaggACCACGGGCGGCCGGCGCTGTCGGCCACGGCCACGCTGAGCGTCGTGCTGGCCGAGAGCGTGGCCGAGCTGCTGGCCGAGCTGGGCAGCGCGGCCGAcgaggcggcggcgccgggcgaGCCGGGTGGGAGCCTGACGCGCTGGCTCGTGCTGGCCGTGGCCGCCGTGTCCTGCCTCTTCCTcgccttcctgctgctgctgctggcgctgcGCCTGCGCCGCTGGCAccgccagcagctgctgccgccCGCCAGCGGCGCCTTGCGCGGCGTGCCCGTGTCGCACTTCGCGGGCATCGACGGCGTGCGCGCCTTCCTGCAGTCCTACTCGCACGACGTGTCGCTCACGGCCGACTCGCGCAAGAGCCAGCTGCGCTTCTCGGCCAGCGCCAGCTGCTGCGACACCCTCCCGGCCCGGCCACTGCCCGACGAGCCCGCGCCGCTGCTCGGCGACGAGGACCCTGCCGGCGCCATCCCCGTGGATCCCGTCACTCCCTCG GCCTTTATCCTTCTGCATGATACATAG